From the Telopea speciosissima isolate NSW1024214 ecotype Mountain lineage chromosome 9, Tspe_v1, whole genome shotgun sequence genome, the window TGACAGAGAGCTCCAGAAAGGATTTGAATATGATAAACAAATTGGACATGAAAAACCAGGTAATCTATATTCAGAACCACAAACCATTGTCTTCTTTCGTTCAATTGTCTTCACAGCCTTACAGGCATCTAGTGGAGCACTTACAGTGATGTTATAAAAAGAAATGGTTTACAGAGAATCTCATTGTCTTGACCTCTTAAGGCTTAATGTTACCTTCTGAGTCCCTGACCTTCAGAGCTGAGAAAGCTAGGTGAAGAGTAAGAAATCGTCATTTATTCTTGCCATATCTTCCCAAGatgcattcttgaaatttttAGAAGAAATTCCCAGTTATTGTCATTGTTAACACCTTGAATGCTGCTTTTAAAAAACCTTGCAGTTTTGAATTATTTTATCCAGtacaccccccccaaaaaaaaaaaattcttttgtcAGATTTTGCATAAAATGACAAAATATTGCAAGTTTGGCTGTTAGATAATTTGATTAATGACTTATTGCTGTGTATTGCAGGATTATGTTCCTGAAAACCTGCATAGCATTGCTGGCTTTGAACCTCCACAGTCCCCAGATTCAAGCTATGACAACAACTTGCCCCTTGTTCTGGAGGATTGTGTGAAGGAGCCACCATTAGTTCCTGCACATCTACAAACGACGTCACTGAATGTTTCCTCATCCAACATGGATAGCCCTCCCTTTTCAAGACCCCAACATGTGGTGCTTAACCATCTGTTCATGCAGAAAGGGAATGGTGGCCAGTCTGTGGTTGCACTTGGTTCAACACACAGATTTCTGTCAAAGTATGTGACAGTGGTTGTCTATAAGTCCCTAAAGAGGTACCCTGATAATGGCCATTGAACTATTTTTCTTTAGTGTAAAAAGTAATTATGAGTAGTAAGACATTTCCTAGTGGCAAGATAGACAGAAAAAATAACCAACACAGCAAAAAAGAGGGAACTTATTGCCTATCTGCTTCTTTTTTGCTACATCTTGGTGACTTCTTGATTgaatttttgtaatattttttcaCTTGCTTTAGATATATATTTAAAGAACCGGAAAAATCTACTGAATTTTAAGGTTGAGGGAGGGTGTGATGCTTATTAATTGAAACTGGTGGAATGTGCATGAATTTGTTTAGTTTTCTTTCTGAAAGCCCATTGGAAATGATTCTGGATGGTAGGCAGATTGGATGATCAGAAGCTATTGTCATCTTGAATGAATGATTGATTGTCAAGATCCTCCTCTGTATTTACTTGATATTGGAATAGGATGGAATGTTAAGGTCCtgaagtctctctctctctctctctctctctctcccgccCTCTcttacatacacacacacacacacacacacacacacatgtgaATTGGAATCTTGGGAAACAGTAGGTTTTTTTAAATCTACTAAAGCTCAAGGAGTGGAAGTCCAAGCTGATCCCAACCTACACAATTGAGCTTCCCAAGCAGCATTTTTTCTCAGATTGTGCTAAAATTATACATGAATGCTACAGAATATGGCAAGAGGTTTCCTAGTCGGCAACCCACAGCAACTATTGGGGGATAGTTGCACCTCCTTGTTCTTTGGATATCTAATTCCATTTGAAATGGAAATTTGATCAAATATGCAATATGGATTATGGGTGGCTGCATTCGAAGGTAAAGGCTAAACCAAAGTACGTAGTGGGCCTTCCTACTGCTCTAACCAATTGGCTCTCACCCGCTATTTGCAGCAACCCTCACGGTCACCGACAATGCTGAAACTCCAACAGTGATTTTTGTTGCGACAACCCAATTCACAATTACTTTCCACATTGATTGAGGTGAAGTATTGTTGTCACAAATGTCTGTTATTTTCCAAATGTCTTAAGACATGTATTTTGCCACGTGGATAAATGATATGTCAATTCTGAGAGTTGAATGGAAAGGATATGCtctagattagccacatgtcaaattgaCATGCATACATTGTGCCCTCTCACAATGAATTATTATGAGAAACAATGAtttgaaaagacaaaaaggatGTAGAGTACCCTGTTTGCTTGCTGAGAGAACCCATCTCCTTTCAATAAAATATTCCTTTTTGTATTGGCACATATCCCACGTATGTCCATCTCATGTGTAAGGGTGTCAACTGGTATGGTATCTAGTATCTCTGGTACGGTATATTATACATTTACCTTATATCATACCTAACAAAATACCAATCGGTACAGGTATCTCATATTGATATCATAGCATATCTATTCGGTTCAGGTCGGCATAGGTATTcaatatggtatcggtatgGTATGATTCATTTTTACCGTTTTGTCCATACCAATACCGTACCGAATATCGACTAGATATAAATATCTCATATCAATACCATACCAAATTTATTAGACATAGTACGATATTGTATAAGCGGTACAATACAGGATATACGGTATGAGTTGACACCCTTTAATGACCATGTGGCCATGTGGGACTAGACACTTCAGATtaaaaaatatgtatatatatacaaatgAATGGTTCATATTTATCTTGTGACTCTTGGAAACATCGCCTTCCATGGTTACATGATTGCTATGTTGGTCAAAACTTTACCAACTCTCGGATTCACTCTTATTTAGCAAGTCTGATAGTGTGACATTTTCTTGGGAAAGCGACTCCTAATCTGTTGTAACAAATCTTATTGCTTAGGAAATTTCCCCAATCCCTCCCACTTTCTGAAGGGACCCATTCTAGGAAGTTGTAAGATGGCCTTGGCTCATCTGATATTCGCAATTAACTCGGGTATGCTTtgttggaaagagaagaaaagcaaaaaattcatttcatttcttgcTAACCAAACATACCCTCAAGGgtttttgttctcctttttcttgATACCTATAGGTGGCTTGTAGCTGCAACAGAGCATTCAACATTAGGATTCAATGACAATTTTAATGGAATATGAGACCCAAATGCTAGTACACGAAGGAGCACTGCTTGAATGTGTTCTTAGGGGAATGCATTCTATCTATCAAACAAAAGACACTGCAGTGGCTTACATCGTGCCGACAAATAAAAACCTTTACTCTGCTTATTGGAACAAGTTGGGGAGGAGAAAACAATGAGAACAATGAGAACTCTCCACAACCATGCTTAAGCTTTGACACTTCCTAGTTGCACTTACAGAGTGTGAGATGTCTCTCTACATCCTATAACCCTTTGCTTCCAACTTGGTATGTACTAGTTCTAGTTAAGTAATTCTTCAAAAATGTTCAATAATGAGCTTGGACATCCCTTTTTTTCCACTCTTCAGCAACAGTATCATTTCTCAGCTTCCAACCCTTTCATAGATGCACTCTCTGGCTACTTAAAAATATGGCAACCTTTAACTGCAATGCCAGGTTCGGTAGGGCATGTAGCCAATGGACAGTGGTCCAGCTCAGTCCCCCACCAATTCAAATTCCGGCCCTCATTCTGTAGAGCAAAGAACAAGAGAACACCCATGAATGCCGTCCCAGCATCTAATGCAGCTGATAACACATAGTTGTATTTCTGCCACCACCCTTTCCGGTATCTGAAGACGAAGTAGTTGAAGATGGCTCCAGTAACAAGCCAGGAAGCTATATTGGTAGGGGTTGCTGGTGGCATTCCAGCAAAACCATAAGAGATAACAGGTACATTGATCAATGGGATCCATTTCTTTTCAGGGAACATTTTGCTCAGTAGCCAAATAGGTACAGGCAATATAGCTCCAATGAGGAATAACCAAACCAAGTTCCTGTACATGCCTCCAGGACCAAAGAGCCGTTTTGATCCAATTAGCCCCCATATGACAGAAGAATCAAAAGTGACTCGGAATTTTGGGCATCTCCATGGACTGTCTGGATGGAGTTGTTCAACATCACATATATTCTCAATGCTCTCTAGCATCCACCATCCAACTCCGAGATTGACTACGGCAGATATTATAGTCCCTGCCAGCTGCAAAAGAGTTTAACTGTCATTGAAGTCTTTGTTTTCTAATAGGAGTATCTTTAGTAATGGTTTGAGTTGCAGACCTGAGCTGTGAACATACTCCTAGGTGGAATTTTCATGTAGTGCCCAAGTTTCAGATCAGATAAGAACGACAGTGCATGAATGGTGCTGAGTCTCCCATAAAACTTGAACACCATGTTTGCTATGGGCTTTCCAGGTAGAATATATCCAAAAATGAATTGGGCTATGATGTCATATCCAGGTTGCTGTTCAGCagatatgaaaagaaaaatgttaaaGGCCAAATCTGAATTTGCAATCTATAAACATGAATGCTGCATTTGTTTCCTCATATGAAGAATGCAGCTGAAGAGAAGAAGGccaagaatttaaaaaatttggatGTAAAACCTGGTTTGTAGTTGCTTGAATGACTCCGATTGGGAGGGTAACAATCCATGCAAAACCGAAAGCAAAAAGCATCCCCCACCATGAAAGCTGCACATCTCTTTTCCACAAGAAAGACGTTAAGAGAGACAGCAAAACACTGCCAACTAGCAGAGTGAGAAACCACCACTGTGGGACATCTTTGTAATTCTTCATCAATTTCGCATGAATGTCCAATTTCACATTCTTCAGGGCCGATTTGCTCTGTCTCAAGATGTCCCTAAATTTTAGACCCCAATCAGTGAATGGTATGGTTACTGAAGTTTCATCAATATTTGAAGTTCAGCATTAGAATTTAGAAAAGCAGTCTACCTGCCATGGAAGAGGGCTACATGAACGAGTGTTGCTGAAAATCTTGCAAATCCTGATGCAATTGAAAGAGCAAATAAAGGACTGAGATAGAGCTTCCCATAACTATCATAGGCACTAACATTGAGATCATATTGTGGAGTTAAGATCTTGGTGGTATCGTAAGTTTGCCCAGTAGAAGTAAAGAGCTGACTCGAATATATAGGGAATTTCCGAGCATCGAAGGTGTTGAATTTCCAGTAACATACAGGGACAATTATGTAGATAAACATGATGAACCCAATCCCAACATTGACGATAGCGTGCCAAGGTGCCACCAGTGGATTGCCATGGTAAGCTGTGATCCCAGCCCAATCCAAGGTGAAGGCACCTACTCCAAGTCCTTGGTACCCTGATCCAATTTGCTGAGCAGTGATGTTATGGGGCCATACCCAACAAACCCATGAGAAGAAAGTCAAGATTCGAAATAGATAACCAGGGAGAGTGTAGTAAGCAAAGCTCGCCACcaagaaaataaggaaaaattgCATCCGTGTAAGACCTTTTGATGGAGATTCCTTCTCATGTAGTGCCCTGCAACATCATCCTTACAGAATAAATAATTTCTCCTGATGTTTTTAAAAGGCTATTGTAAAAAGAAACCACAGTCTGTTTGTCCTGCacaaatttatgattttttaaactAAATTTAAATGACCAAGAAAACAAtagattttatttgttttctctgaGAATATTCTCCAGGAAAACCAGTAACAACCTAAGCTAACAATTTCTATCTGGATACCCTGTATTTATGCTTTTATGTCCTGAAACAGAATATTAGACCCTCCAAGGACGACTGTCCACCCTCAATCTTCTTCACAGAGTTGGAAGGGGGAAATGTACACCATCAGTTATTTACAGAACGTTTCCTTTTAAGCCCTCCATTTTTTGAAACCAATAAATCTTTTAATTCCAAACAACTTATATTGAAAAGGGGTGGAAAAATGTGAGAGAAAGACCTGAATAAAGAAACTTGAGCAAGGTTTGAAGGCCACCACATTTCAACAGGATCTACCAAATATCTCCTAAGCATCCCAGCCCATCCATACCCCAAAACCTGTAAAATTGTACGAGGAAAAGAAtgttaaagaagaaataaagatatTTGGGGTACTTTGCTGAATTCATTTAACTGTGAAAATAAAAGGCAAAGAACCCAGAATAAATGCAAAGCAGAGGATTtagtagaagaagagaaacatcACCATATACCATATAATATACCACAAATAAAATTCGCCACTTGTATCTACTAAAATAAAACCAATTGTCCTCTAAATTATCCAATCCCTTCGctctctaaaaaaaatataaaaataaaaataagagtaaagaagcaaaagaaaaaaaaagaaggaaaaagaagaggaaacactcctaaaacccaaaacagaaaatttgTCTGCAATTAAGCaagatttcttctctttctacaGTATTCTGTACTCTGTTCATTTTGAACTGCTAAGATGTTGATTAAACAGTTTACCTGCACGATTCCAAACCTCCTTATTCCAACCTTTCAATCCAAAGTCCACACCAATAGCAGAAAAGAAAAGGGTTcaccagcaaaaaaaaaaaaaatcaagaagaaaaccATTACCAACCTGTGTGGTCAAGACAAGGAGAAGGGCACAAATGAAACTCAAGCTCTGTTTGTAGTAAGCCTTCATAACCGTAATGACACCGACGGAGTAGGCATCTCCACCTCCAGAACCAACCCCACAATTAGCAAAAATAGTAATGATCACATGCTCCTTGATATTGAAGGGCCCTGGATTCAAACTGAAGCTTCTCCCTAGGACCTGAAATTCTCTGTTGGGAAGTGCCGACGCCATGAATTTCCCGATAGGCAAGACAGCGACTTGCACCAAAATAGGCGATATCATCAGCGGCTGCGTGCGGTAAACGAAGAACGTATTCAGAAATATTAGGAGAATACAGGAAGTAACACCCAGAAACCAAGCTCTGAACGTCATCACCGGAAGCGAGGGGTCGTCCGTTTCCGGGACAATCAGTGCCACTTCCTCCACCGGACAACGGTCCTCCGGCGCCGGCGGCTCTTCATTGAGCTTCTGGGTACTCTTAAATTCCTCTTTTTGTTTCCCAGACGCCATCATCAGTGGGTTTGTCAAGTTCTGTTCTGTCAAATACACAGAGACTTACAGACAAATACCGAATTGCAGGGAAACAGAGGCGTCTGCTTCAAGAATAGAGAGTTTAgatattttgaaatttcaaaaagagAACGGGCTATAAATAAAAGGGGGTCGCGGGTGAAGATTAGATAATTACGAAAATACCCCTTCATCGTTATCTTCGGTACTTAGCTCGTTTCCGATACTACCCCCCGTAATGAATGGCTCTAAGATTCGTCCGGACTGAGGTTTCAACTTATTTTGACTATAATACCCTCATTAGTCAGTCAAATGTACTTTCTACCTGTTTCCCTCCCATGTTTCAAACATTGGAATCGGATCCCCCGATTCGGATCGGAATCGGCTGAACAGATCCTTGTTCCGGCTGATTCAACATCTTGTTGGATTTTCATATCTAAGGGccgattttagggtttattttcGGAATCGATTATGGCCGATCCAGATCGTAATTCCAATTTTAATAACCTTGCTCCCTCCTATGTCTCCGATTCTGGAGTCTGGACCCCCTTCTAAGTTTCATGATAATGGGTTATTGTGAgggtttaaaaacaaaaaatcggGATATTTGATCGGTCCAGAATTGGCAAGAACAATGAGAAATCGGTCAAAATAGATCATAACGTGCTCTAACCCTAGTTTCTGTACAAGGATCGAACGAACTAAATCAACCAAAATTAGGAACGATCTTGGCCAATTATGATTCGAATTGCCCAATTCAATCtcgattcttgaaaccctgaTTATGCTACAACTGGCTTGTCTTGAAATAATTCACCTTTAGCCAATTGTGATGTTTCACTTCCAAATATTTTAGTTTTAGGAAAAAGGGTACGTTGAGATCATGTGGTGATGAATGTGTCCTATGTCATTTGAGTGAGATGGTATTGATGACCTCACTATATTTGGATCATGAATTACAGTCATTTGAATGCGTCCTGTGTCACAAGAGTCTAACTATTTGGATTTATttatcaaatgaaaaaaaaaaaaaaaaccctatttgaaCTTGTGGTCACTTTAGGACCTTAAGTTATTGACTAAGATAAATATCTTCTCACAACGTTGGTcgttgaaatttgaatttgatctATTAAATTATGGGTTAAGTATGCATACTCcttgtaatgcacccaatatttctCGTATTCCCTAAGCTTCtaataagtccacgtaccatcCCTCAACATTTTACGTACCACCCTTGCTTTATCCCCCTAacgccatttaagtccacacgaGGTATTAAAtactataaaatgaccaaactaacatttcttctatcttttttaaaatttgaaaagacttaattgccTTGACCTATTGGCTATACACTAGCACAGGTCTCGCTTCCAAATAAAGAACTTTTCCCCTAAATtactttaaatttatttttttattattcgtATAAGATCTCCAAAAAGATTGGAGCTAATGTTGAGTTCAGATACAACCCTTTTCTCGTGGCATTAGTGGCTCGAACCCCCAACAAGTTGGGGACCTAAGTTTAAAGTACAATGAAAGTATCTTAATGATATGTGACATGTAACCCCATGTTGTTAATAAAAATTTAACGATTTTTatacaaaaatatttataaaaaataaatagaaacatGAATATATAAGCTcaaacaatctttttttttttttgggtaaaggtcGAACAATCCTTAATCACATGAGATAATGCACTTTAGTTAACATGAAATCGTCAAGGAAACCGGTCCTCCTTTCGGTTCCCAATTCCTTGCCTTGcctttgcttttttttatttattgtagAATGGAAGTTAATATTTGATCCGGAGTAAGATGACAAAGAGAATAAAATGAAGGgcttttaatcctctccaattcttaaagTGTGGTAGTGCGACAGTGCTaagtggagatgttgacacatgGCAACTGTCACATCAAACGGTCTGAGTTCATTGATATGAACAGTTGGATGAGGCAACTATCGGGTGTCGACATCTTCACCTAACATTGCCGCATTACCACATtttaagaaattgaagaggattattttctaaaatgaaGAAGCCCactttatattttcattttttattttaagaaccAAGAATTTAAACAAAGAATCCAGTTGACCTCTTCTATTTTGTTCATAATTGAGTACTGGACAAAAGACCCGCATGACATCCATGTACGGATTCTTTTGCATGAGAAGACACAAAAAGATGTGTggcccactctctctctctctctctctcgtcagAACCCCTCTACTTTATAATTCATAATCTTATCCCTCCATTCGCTCGAATTCTTACTGGGGCATTCTTAAGtaattattttattgaaaaatgatTAAGTAAAGGGGGCAGTCATGACATTTTGGTATGCGGAACCCATCAGGGATTTAAAATCTGATCAGTTGGGCTCTTGCCAACTTGGATCGGACCGATCGCTACTGAATTGGTAGGGTTAGAGATGTACATGTTGCTTCCAATCCGGTGGGACTGATCCGGGTCCCAATTTTGGGTTTCTAAACCCTAATAAATTAAACATGGAATTAGTGCATGGTTGCACTCATTTTTGCCATGTGGTAGCTCAAATGAGATTGCCAAGATGTGGATTGGGTCTCTCTTCCAAATGGTAAAATCAAATGAACTAGTGAGATGATTGATTCACTTGGCCATATACATATGGATTTAGTTCACGGTATTGATCACTATCGATATATATCAGCCATATCGATCTGTATCAGTATCGATTCTAGATCAAAACAacatttttcattaaaaatactACATTTATATTGTACCGGCCAATCTGTATCAATTAAGTATCGATACCGATCACAATTAATGCTGATACAAAATGG encodes:
- the LOC122639862 gene encoding oligopeptide transporter 3-like, which produces MMASGKQKEEFKSTQKLNEEPPAPEDRCPVEEVALIVPETDDPSLPVMTFRAWFLGVTSCILLIFLNTFFVYRTQPLMISPILVQVAVLPIGKFMASALPNREFQVLGRSFSLNPGPFNIKEHVIITIFANCGVGSGGGDAYSVGVITVMKAYYKQSLSFICALLLVLTTQVLGYGWAGMLRRYLVDPVEMWWPSNLAQVSLFRALHEKESPSKGLTRMQFFLIFLVASFAYYTLPGYLFRILTFFSWVCWVWPHNITAQQIGSGYQGLGVGAFTLDWAGITAYHGNPLVAPWHAIVNVGIGFIMFIYIIVPVCYWKFNTFDARKFPIYSSQLFTSTGQTYDTTKILTPQYDLNVSAYDSYGKLYLSPLFALSIASGFARFSATLVHVALFHGRDILRQSKSALKNVKLDIHAKLMKNYKDVPQWWFLTLLVGSVLLSLLTSFLWKRDVQLSWWGMLFAFGFAWIVTLPIGVIQATTNQQPGYDIIAQFIFGYILPGKPIANMVFKFYGRLSTIHALSFLSDLKLGHYMKIPPRSMFTAQLAGTIISAVVNLGVGWWMLESIENICDVEQLHPDSPWRCPKFRVTFDSSVIWGLIGSKRLFGPGGMYRNLVWLFLIGAILPVPIWLLSKMFPEKKWIPLINVPVISYGFAGMPPATPTNIASWLVTGAIFNYFVFRYRKGWWQKYNYVLSAALDAGTAFMGVLLFFALQNEGRNLNWWGTELDHCPLATCPTEPGIAVKGCHIFK